The Deltaproteobacteria bacterium genomic sequence GTTATCCCCTTCCAGAAGGTGATTCTCCGGATAATTTACTTGCAAGGTATTGTTTTTCCTCCCTGGCGGCAACATACAAACTCGTCACTTACCAGGCCATTATGGGCCTAGAACGGGAACTCGACCTTGTGCGCCAAAAGCGACTTTCCGGCTATTTTCTCCTGGTCAAGGATGTGCGGGATTTTGCCAGAGCAAGAGGGATTCGCTGCACGGTGCGGGGATCAGCAGCCGGGTCCCTGATAACCTATTTGCTCCTGGGTGGCGTGGACCCGCTGGAACATGACCTTTTGTTTGAAAGGTTCTTAAATGAAAGCCGTTCAGATATGCCTGATGTGGATCTTGACTTTGACTCCGTAAGAAGGGACGAGGTGATCGCCTATGTGATGGAAAAATACGCGGGCCAGACCGCCATGGTTGCCACCATACCCACATTCAGGGCCCGCGGGGCCATACGTAAGCTTGGAAGGACCTTTGGATATTCTTATGAAAAAATCAAACGATTGACTACATTTTTGCCATATTATTTGAAAAGTTCGCACATTGAAGAAGCCTCCCATGCCCTTGCCGAACTGAAAGATACCCCCCTTAAAGAAGAGACTGATCTCCTCAGAGTGGCTGCCAAAATCTCAGGGCTCCCCTATCAACTCTCAGTTCACCTGGGTGGCGTGGTCATCGCACCCGGGGAATTGGCCTCATGGGTTCCCGTAGAGATGTCCCGCAAAGGCTTTCCAGTGGCACAGTATGACAAGGACGATGTGGAGGCCCTTGGCCTCGTAAAACTTGATCTTTTAGGGCTCCGCATGCACACGGCTATCCAAAAAGCCCTCGATCTCCTTGGGAAACAAGGCATCCCTTTGGATCTTGACGGTATTTCCTTAGATGATGAAAAGACCTTTCGCCTCTTGAGGACCACAGAGACGGTGGGGGTCTTTCAAGTGGAATCCCCTGGGCAGCGCCAGCTCCTAGGAAGGCTCCAGCCAAAGAAATTCTCAGATATTATTGCCGAGATTTCCCTGTTTAGGCCTGGTCCCATGAAGGGAGACATGGTGACGCCCTATGTAGAGAGACGAAATCACAAAGAGCCGGTGCATTACCCTCACCAGGACCTTGAGCCAATCCTTCACGAAACTTACGGCGTTGTGCTGTTTCAGGAACAGGTCTTAAAGATTGCCCACCGCATAGCAGGATTCTCCTTGGCCGAGGCAGACCAATTGCGCAGGACCATGACCAAAAATCGCTCAGCCGCCCAGATGGAAAAAATCAAGGCATCCTTTATCCTGGGAGCTATAAGCCGGGGTTATAGCTTTAAGGCGTCTGAGGAAATCTTTGCCATGGTGGCAGGCTTTGCCGGCTATGGCTTTTGCAAGGCCCATGCAGCCTCCTTTGCCCACCTTACGTACCAGAGTGCTTTTCTCAAGGCCCATTATCCCCTTGAATTCTACCTGGGGCTCCTCAATGCAGGCCATGTGGGCTCTTATCCGAAAAGTGTTATCTTAAACGAGGCAAAAAGAAGGGGGTTTGAGGCGCTCTCCCCCCACGTCAACTATAGCCGCGAGAATTATACAGCAGAAAACGGCGGTATCCGAATCGGGCTTTTAGCCCTAAACGGAATTGGGCCACAATTCTGCGAGCGAATCTTAAGGGAACGAAATCTTGGGTCCTTTGCCAGCATCAGGGAGTTTTGCCAACGAGTCAATCTTCCCCGGGAAATCATCTTGAGGCTTTCCCTGGCAGGGGCATTCCTGGGACTGCCGTTGAAATAAAGGAAACGTGCCTGTGGATAGAAAGAGCCTTGATCTTTTTTTAACAGAGTCTGATCTGATGCCAGTCTCTGCCTCTACA encodes the following:
- a CDS encoding DNA polymerase III subunit alpha, which produces MFTHLHIHSAFSFLYGTFTPEALVQRAKEIGFDAIGLTDKNGFYGAVRFYKAAISKAMHPVIGSEITLPDETSLILLAVSFEGYKNLCRILSKIYSESPKGKPSCPLHHFTRFAQDLICLTGGRDGRLHKLISTRNLNQAQSWLETLKRIFGPDRLFVEIQNHGLKDDQTLMKASARLAKQVGLALVASNDVAFLEKEDVQIHQRLIGIQQTVHHRNIRGVPNDQFYLKTENEMQAAIPYGEALKNAANIAKSCQLELPINRIHPPCYPLPEGDSPDNLLARYCFSSLAATYKLVTYQAIMGLERELDLVRQKRLSGYFLLVKDVRDFARARGIRCTVRGSAAGSLITYLLLGGVDPLEHDLLFERFLNESRSDMPDVDLDFDSVRRDEVIAYVMEKYAGQTAMVATIPTFRARGAIRKLGRTFGYSYEKIKRLTTFLPYYLKSSHIEEASHALAELKDTPLKEETDLLRVAAKISGLPYQLSVHLGGVVIAPGELASWVPVEMSRKGFPVAQYDKDDVEALGLVKLDLLGLRMHTAIQKALDLLGKQGIPLDLDGISLDDEKTFRLLRTTETVGVFQVESPGQRQLLGRLQPKKFSDIIAEISLFRPGPMKGDMVTPYVERRNHKEPVHYPHQDLEPILHETYGVVLFQEQVLKIAHRIAGFSLAEADQLRRTMTKNRSAAQMEKIKASFILGAISRGYSFKASEEIFAMVAGFAGYGFCKAHAASFAHLTYQSAFLKAHYPLEFYLGLLNAGHVGSYPKSVILNEAKRRGFEALSPHVNYSRENYTAENGGIRIGLLALNGIGPQFCERILRERNLGSFASIREFCQRVNLPREIILRLSLAGAFLGLPLK